In a single window of the Helicoverpa zea isolate HzStark_Cry1AcR chromosome 9, ilHelZeax1.1, whole genome shotgun sequence genome:
- the LOC124633351 gene encoding uncharacterized protein LOC124633351 produces MAQKRSLWFYFAVILVILSTLTQETEARRKILRGRRVMTRTYYRGNAVPAWAISLMAGIGMLLIGGVLYVVMRKIVLSSETGSLNTYQPAMQQDV; encoded by the exons ATGGCGCAAAAAAGGTCCCTGTGGTTTTATTTTGCCGTTATCCTGG tTATTTTGAGTACATTGACTCAAGAAACCGAAGCCAGGCGAAAAATTCTCCGAGGACGTCGTGTTATGACGCGTACTTACTATC GTGGTAATGCTGTTCCTGCCTGGGCAATCAGTCTGATGGCTGGTATCGGCATGCTGCTCATTGGTGGTGTATTATACGTGGTCATGAGGAAAATTGTTCTTTCTTCGGAGACGGGATCTTTGAACACGTACCAACCAGCTATGCAGCAGGATGTTTAA
- the LOC124633346 gene encoding splicing factor U2AF 50 kDa subunit has translation MGEDKDRRRRSRSRERRRSRSRSRERREKPARRSRSRSQSKRSRRRKPSLYWDVPPPGFEHITPLQYKAMQAAGQIPANIVADTPQAAVPVVGSTITRQARRLYVGNIPFGVTEEETMEFFNQQMHLSGLAQAAGNPVLACQINLDKNFAFLEFRSIDETTQAMAFDGINFKGQSLKIRRPHDYQPMPGTENPAINVPAGVISTVVPDSPHKIFIGGLPNYLNEDQVKELLMSFGQLRAFNLVKDSSTGLSKGYAFAEYVDISMTDQAIAGLNGMQLGDKKLIVQRASIGAKNSTLAMTGAAPVQLQVAGLTLAGAGPPTEVLCLLNMVTPDELRDEEEYEDILEDIKEECNKYGCVRSIEIPRPIEGVEVPGCGKVFVEFNSIADCQKAQQTLTGRKFSNRVVVTSYFDPDKYHRREF, from the exons ATGGGCGAAGATAAAG ACCGCCGACGCAGGTCTCGTTCAAGGGAGAGGCGGCGTTCTAGATCTCGTTCTAGAGAACGTCGTGAGAAGCCAGCGAGAAGAAGTAGATCTAGGTCTCAGAGTAAAAGGTCCCGCAGACGCAAGCCTTCTCTTTACTGGGATGTCCCGCCGCCAGGCTTCGAGCATATCACGCCGCTGCAGTATAAAGCCATGCAAGCGGCAGGACAAATACCAGCAAACATCGTCGCAGACACACCGCAAGCAGCTGTACCCGTCGTAGGGTCCACTATCACTCGTCAAGCCCGACGTCTGTATGTCGGCAACATACCTTTCGGCGTCACAGAAGAGGAAACAATGGAGTTCTTCAACCAACAGATGCATCTTTCGGGTTTGGCTCAAGCCGCAGGAAATCCTGTGTTGGCTTGCCAAATCAATTTGGACAAAAACTTTGCATTCCTTGAATTTAGATCTATAGATGAGACTACACAGGCCATGGCTTTTGATGGAATCAACTTCAAAGGGCAGAGCTTGAAGATTCGACGGCCACACGACTACCAGCCCATGCCTGGCACTGAAAATCCAGCTATTAATGTGCCAG ctggTGTGATTAGCACAGTAGTTCCAGACTCTCCACACAAAATATTCATTGGGGGTTTGCCCAACTATCTTAATGAGGATCAA GTAAAAGAACTGCTGATGTCATTTGGACAACTTCGAGCTTTCAATTTGGTGAAGGACTCATCAACTGGACTGAGCAAAGGCTATGCATTTGCTGAATATGTTGATATCTCAATGACTGATCAG GCTATTGCAGGTCTAAATGGAATGCAGCTGGGTGACAAGAAGTTGATTGTTCAACGTGCCAGCATTGGAGCAAAGAATTCTACCTTAG caaTGACGGGTGCGGCGCCAGTGCAGCTGCAAGTGGCAGGCTTGACGTTGGCGGGAGCCGGGCCGCCCACGGAGGTGCTGTGTCTCCTCAACATGGTCACACCAGACGAGCTCCGCGACGAAGAGGAATATGAAGACATTCTCGAAGATATTAA agaGGAATGCAACAAGTATGGTTGTGTACGCAGTATAGAGATCCCAAGACCTATAGAGGGAGTTGAAGTACCTGGATGTGGAAAA GTGTTTGTCGAATTTAACAGTATTGCTGATTGTCAAAAGGCTCAGCAAACCCTAACCGGTCGCAAATTCAGCAACCGTGTTGTCGTCACTTCTTACTTTGACCCTGACAAATATCATCGcagagaattttaa